The Dreissena polymorpha isolate Duluth1 chromosome 10, UMN_Dpol_1.0, whole genome shotgun sequence genome includes a region encoding these proteins:
- the LOC127848371 gene encoding uncharacterized protein LOC127848371 encodes MQTLDQTKEDVKLMFIRAENTLTEGLHKLEVDIHAGEQRIESITHDEKQRLESRIHDGEHRIERKAEELEQRFEGMTQDGEQRIKISTNDGEERIDKKAEKVEHRLEIITQDGEQRICISTNAGEQRIESKEVEVEQYLELRTQDGEQRIKISTREGEQRIESKEEEATQCLERRTQDGEKRITSMTNDGEHQLESKAEKVEQRLELRTQDGEQRITSKTHEGEQRLESKAEEVEQRLERRRQYGEQSIKINANDGEHRIESKAEEIEERIERRTQDGEQRITSKTNDGEHHIETKAEEVEQRLEHRTHDGEQRITSRTNDGEQRIERNTQEGERRIDNKTWVGERRIDNKVYHGEQRLDKKIHDVEQRLEQSKHTNAPEDYERGVAELIQCIKNYYNSKLSHVTISALNDAVDELLRDMYMPPKICLMCKEKGTYKKTEKQVTKYKDMFSKDDPVNTRIFLQGEAGSGKTTFATKLALDWCLNKSCKLSPPKSSSQFDYTSRMFDDLNVLQDFMFVFHIRLRNSFELSNVTEMIKKQIINNIHTKEDRKKAYALLNEIMKRERCLIILDGLDEWTGSGGHHNLPTLVENHSRCILLITTRPWKLAEGKVKHSDICRLFQLEGINDHFKLSRIILSCLVDKEELDERQAAFENYIRGLKIGALVSSPMMFSVIVCSFVEGTKLKGSMCEIYSIVLDSLLKKASSKRKYFQKPQFKCFTETQYLQPNIDNVIDIAEAAFCLLFSDTQEHSIVFGAKEIDAFLDDTQTEFALKAGILTETKTLFAVRSTSTFSFIHKSVQEFFAAYHIACNENVIYDVISENLKRRPYLDIHLVFVFLCGLKISAANALSQLMEECALAAIRKKKLGDYCGLRHQDTVCDGYIEAVANMQTDINLRHSHLSFVFLFDSIKNPVLQNIWNMNAPNALSLTVTSFLRASEESKSSILIDLSSCHKLDTLKLYGQYIEFKDTGSSAKADVHVWITLKSSDRAQYEYSTQLLPCIKYIKFSRLTCSPLLLRGLFSVLLTLDHEVQFDLENPYITPYAENAANLSNARVGMRMFGQPTDMALLNNTLKILLVGNYSPGLWVSLCGLNIKSLSLCRNIKSLSLCRWSGDLEVKYVSFLSHSLSSLTQLETLSIKASVHNPGLWKALRGLNIKCLSLDGGRGGFKEEDVDSISQSLSTLTKLETLSIKVDIDSPSLWKALHGLKSKGLSLGGSTTEGLILTRCLSESIRGINIKSLSSRGYYGSLIVKHASLLSQTISSLKYLDSLTVHLHTYIDIKLPPTLKCLNFYCDALLPSELRELVNKLFASTQALEGNLAFNCASSSFDGLYLKRIQPEDYIAFYQELENRKQVAVKRFQIYDRTTHLNKWIDFADSAWSERANKGVVDDDHGDDSVDDDAYNFYLQSISREIINRISLRIQVIPAMVK; translated from the exons ATGCAAACACTTGATCAGACGAAAGAGGATGTAAAACTAATGTTTATACGGGCGGAAAATACTCTGACAGAAGGCCTGCACAAATTAGAAGTCGATATACACGCTGGAGAACAACGAATTGAAAGCATAACACACGATGAAAAACAACGCCTTGAAAGCAGGATACATGATGGAGAACATCGCATTGAACGCAAGGCAGAGGAATTAGAACAACGCTTTGAAGGAATGACACAAGATGGGGAACAACGCATTAAAATAAGTACAAATGATGGAGAAGAACGCATTGACAAAAAGGCAGAGAAAGTAGAACACCGCCTTGAAATTATAACACAAGATGGAGAACAACGCATTTGCATAAGTACAAATGCTGGAGAACAGCGCATTGAAAGCAAGGAAGTGGAAGTAGAACAGTACCTTGAACTGAGGACACAAGATGGAGAGCAACGCATTAAAATAAGTACACGTGAAGGAGAACAACGAATTGAAAGCAAGGAAGAGGAAGCAACACAATGCCTTGAGCGTAGGACACAAGACGGAGAAAAACGCATAACAAGCATGACAAATGATGGAGAACATCAACTTGAAAGCAAGGCAGAAAAAGTTGAACAACGCCTTGAACTAAGGACACAAGATGGAGAACAACGTATAACAAGCAAGACACATGAAGGAGAACAACGCCTTGAAAGTAAGGCAGAGGAAGTAGAACAACGCCTAGAACGAAGAAGACAATATGGAGAACAAAgcattaaaataaatgcaaatgatGGAGAACATCGCATTGAAAGCAAGGCAGAGGAAATAGAAGAACGCATTGAAAGAAGGACACAAGATGGAGAACAACGCATTACAAGCAAGACAAATGATGGAGAACATCACATTGAAACTAAGGCAGAGGAAGTAGAACAACGCCTTGAACATAGGACACATGATGGAGAACAACGCATAACAAGCAGGACAAATGATGGAGAACAACGCATTGAACGCAATACCCAGGAAGGAGAAAGACGCATTGACAACAAGACATGGGTTGGAGAACGTCGCATTGACAACAAGGTTTATCATGGGGAACAACGCCTTGACAAAAAGATACATGATGTGGAACAGCGCCTCGAACAGTCAAAACATACAAACGCACCTGAGGATTACGAGCGAGGCGTAGCAG AACTTATCCAATGTATCAAGAACTATTACAACAGCAAATTAAGTCACGTGACCATATCTGCACTAAATGACGCCGTCGATGAGCTACTACGAGATATGTATATGCCGCCCAAAATTTGCCTTATGTGTAAAGAAAAGGGGACATATAAAAAAACAGAGAAACAGGTTACAAAGTACAAGGATATGTTTTCAAAAGATGACCCAGTGAACACAAGAATATTCCTCCAAGGTGAGGCGGGGTCTGGTAAAACCACATTCGCGACAAAGTTGGCCTTGGACTGGTGCTTAAACAAATCATGCAAACTTAGTCCTCCGAAGTCAAGTTCTCAGTTCGATTACACATCACGTATGTTTGATGATTTAAATGTACTGCAAGACtttatgtttgtatttcataTCAGATTGAGAAATTCGTTTGAGTTGTCTAACGTAACAgaaatgattaaaaaacaaattataaacaatatacacACAAAGGAAGATCGTAAAAAAGCGTATGCGCTTCTTAATGAGATCATGAAACGTGAACGGTGCTTGATAATTTTGGATGGTCTAGATGAGTGGACAGGTTCTGGAGGTCATCACAACCTACCAACACTGGTCGAAAACCACAGCCGCTGTATACTGTTGATTACAACTCGACCTTGGAAATTGGCTGAAGGAAAAGTTAAGCATTCTGATATTTGCCGATTGTTCCAACTAGAAGGAATAAACGATCATTTCAAGCTGAGCAGAATTATTCTGAGTTGTTTGGTAGATAAAGAGGAATTGGACGAAAGACAAGCCGCATTTGAGAACTACATACGGGGACTGAAAATCGGCGCATTAGTGTCATCCCCAATGATGTTTTCTGTCATCGTATGTTCATTTGTAGAAGGCACAAAACTGAAAGGCTCCATGTGTGAAATATACAGCATCGTGCTTGATAGTCTTCTTAAGAAGGCGAGCAGTAAAAGGAAATACTTTCAAAAACCgcaatttaaatgttttacagAGACACAATACCTACAACCAAATATTGACAACGTCATCGACATTGCTGAAGCTGCgttttgtttgctgttttcagATACACAGGAACATTCGATTGTATTTGGTGCTAAAGAAATAGACGCATTTTTAGACGACACACAAACAGAATTTGCTCTGAAAGCCGGTATTTTAACAGAAACAAAGACATTGTTTGCAGTAAGATCCACATCAACGTTTTCCTTTATACACAAAAGCGTCCAGGAATTCTTTGCTGCTTACCATATCGCCTGCAATGAAAACGTCATTTATGACGTAATTTCTGAAAACCTCAAACGGCGCCCCTATCTTGATATCCACTTAGTTTTTGTATTCCTGTGTGGATTAAAAATATCAGCAGCGAATGCACTCTCTCAATTGATGGAAGAATGTGCCTTGGCGGCTAttaggaaaaaaaaattaggaGATTACTGCGGACTTCGTCATCAAGACACTGTCTGCGATGGTTACATTGAGGCTGTTGCAAATATGCAGACTGATATTAACTTGCGACACAGTCACTTAAGCTTCGTTTTTTTATTCGATTCGATCAAGAATCCTGTTTTACAGAACATCTGGAATATGAACGCGCCAAATGCCTTGTCATTAACTGTGACTTCATTTTTACGTGCGAGTGAAGAGTCTAAATCTAGTATTTTGATTGACTTGTCATCGTGCCACAAGTTGGATACATTAAAACTCTACGGACAATATATAGAATTCAAAG ataCTGGCAGTTCGGCCAAAGCGGATGTTCATGTCTGGATTACTCTTAAAAGTTCAGACAGGGCACAGTATGAGTACTCTACCCAATTGCTGCcttgtataaaatacattaaattctCGAGGTTAACTTGCTCTCCTCTTTTGCTACGCGGCCTGTTCAGCGTGCTGCTGACACTCGATCATGAGGTACAGTTTGATCTTGAAAACCCGTACATAACACCATATGCAGAGAACGCAGCCAACTTATCAAATGCACGTGTTGGCATGAGAATGTTCGGACAACCAACAGATATGGctttattaaacaatacattaaaaatattactGGTGGGGAATTACAGTCCCGGTCTGTGGGTGTCTCTCTGTGGTTTAAATATCAAGAGTCTTAGTCTATGTCGTAATATCAAGAGTCTTAGTCTATGTCGTTGGTCTGGAGATTTGGAAGTGAAATATGTATCGTTTTTGTCGCATTCGCTTTCGTCACTCACGCAactggaaacgcttagtattaAAGCGTCTGTACACAATCCCGGTCTATGGAaggctctccgtggtctgaatattAAGTGTCTTAGTCTTGATGGTGGGAGAGGAGGTTTTAAAGAAGAAGATGTAGATTCAATATCGCAGTCACTTTCAACGCTCACAAAGCTGGAAACGCTAAGCATTAAAGTGGATATTGATAGCCCAAGTCTGTGGAAGGCACTTCATGGTCTGAAAAGCAAAGGTCTGAGTCTGGGAGGTTCAACAACGGAAGGTTTGATATTGACACGTTGTCTTTCGGAGAGTATCCGTGGTAtaaatatcaagagtctgagttcGAGAGGTTATTATGGAAGCCTGATCGTTAAGCATGCATCGCTGTTGTCACAGACAATATCGTCGTTAAAATACTTGGACTCGCTTACAGTACATCTGCACACATATATCGACATCAAGCTACCTCCGACATTGAAATGTTTAAATTTCTACTGCGATGCTTTGCTTCCATCCGAATTACGCGAACTGGTTAACAAGTTGTTCGCAAGTACTCAAGCGCTTGAAGGTAACCTGGCATTTAATTGTGCGTCTTCTTCTTTCGATGGCTTATATCTCAAACGAATTCAACCGGAAGACTACATCGCTTTTTATCAGGAACTGGAAAACCGGAAGCAAGTTGCCGTCAAACGATTTCAAATATATGACCGAACGACTCACTTGAATAAGTGGATTGATTTTGCCGATTCTGCCTGGTCTGAACGTGCAAATAaaggtgttgttgatgatgatcaTGGTGACGATAGCGTTGATGATGATGCATATAACTTTTACCTTCAAAGTATATCTCGAGAAATCATCAATCGAATTTCACTGCGAATTCAGGTTATTCCAGCCATGGTCAaatga
- the LOC127849042 gene encoding mucin-2-like: TTTTITTTTTSTTTSPSTTTTTITTTTTTTTTTTTTTTSTNTTTTATTNTTSTTTTTTTTTTTTTTTTSTTSTATTTTTTTTTTTTTTSTTTATTTTTTTTKTTTTTTTTTTTTTTTATTSTTTATTTTTSTTTTTGTTTTTITTTATPTTTSPTPPPPPPPPPTTTTTTTTTTTPTPTPTTSTITTTTTTTTTTATTTTTITNTATPTTTPPTPPPPHTTTTTTTTTTTTTSTTTTTTTTTTTTTATTTTTTTTSSTTTTTSTTTTTTTATTTTTTTTSTTTTTTTTTTTTTTTTATTTTTTTTTTTTTTTTTTITTTTTSTTTTPSTTTTTTTTTTTTTTTTTTTSTTTTTTTTASTTSTTNTSTTTTTPTTSTNTTTTTTTTTSTTTTNTTTTTTTTSTTSTTTTTTTTITTTTTTTTTTTTTTTTTTTTTTTTTTTTTTTTTTTTPTTTATTTTTSTTTTTATTTT, from the exons actactactactattactactactactacttctactactactagtccttctactactactactactattactactactactactactactactactactactactactactacttctactaatactactactactgctactactaatactacttctacaactactactactactactactactactactactactactactacttctactacttctactgctactactactactactactactactactactactactactacttctactactactgccaccaccactactactactactactaaaactactactactactactactactacgactacgactacgactactgcgactacttctactactactgctactactactactactagtactaccactactactggtaccactactactactattactactactgctactcctactactacgtCTCCtacacctcctcctcctcctcctcctcctcctactactactactactacgactacgactactactcctactcctactcctactacttctactattactactactactactactaccactactactgctaccactactactactattactaatactgctactcctactactacgcCTCCTACGCCTCCTCCtcctcatactactactactactactactactactactactactacttctactactactactactactactactactactactactactgctactactactactactactactacttcttctactaccactactacttctaccactaccactactactactgctactactactactactactactacttctactactactactactactactactactactactactactactactactgctactactactact actactactactactactactactactactactacaacaactattactactactactacttctactactactactccttctactactactactactactactactactactactactactacaacaactactactacttctactactactactactactactactgcttctactacttctactactaatacttctactactactactactcctactacttctactaatacaactactactactactactactacttctactactactactaatactactactactactactactacttctactacttctactactactactactactactactattacaacaacaactactactactactactactactaccaccaccaccactactactaccactactactactactactactactactacgactacgactactacgactactcctactactactgctactactactactactagtactaccactactactgctaccactactact